The proteins below come from a single Agromyces flavus genomic window:
- a CDS encoding ABC transporter ATP-binding protein, protein MPQPVIVAADLVKRYGEFAAVDGLSFEVAPGESFGLLGPNGAGKSTTMRMIGAVSARTDGELSILGLDPDRHGPDIRSQLGVVPQADNLDAELRVRENLLVYGRYFGLPRRVVAERADELLRFAQLDDRGSAKVDALSGGMKRRLTIARALINDPRILLLDEPTTGLDPQARHILWDRLFRLKEQGKTLVLTTHYMDEAEQLCDRLIVVDHGRIMAEGTPAELIRRHSSREVLELRFGSDRNEAVAQALEGTGDRVEVLPDRILVYTGDGEAELERISDAGLRPLTSLVRRSSLEDVFLRLTGRSLIE, encoded by the coding sequence GTGCCGCAGCCCGTGATCGTCGCCGCCGACCTCGTCAAGCGATACGGGGAGTTCGCCGCCGTCGACGGACTCTCCTTCGAGGTCGCCCCCGGCGAGTCGTTCGGGCTGCTCGGGCCGAACGGGGCCGGCAAGTCGACCACGATGCGCATGATCGGCGCAGTCTCGGCGCGCACCGACGGCGAGTTGTCGATCCTCGGGCTCGATCCCGACCGGCACGGTCCCGACATCCGCTCGCAGCTCGGCGTCGTGCCGCAGGCCGACAACCTCGACGCCGAACTGCGCGTTCGCGAGAACCTGCTCGTCTACGGCCGGTACTTCGGGCTGCCGCGACGCGTGGTGGCCGAACGCGCCGACGAGTTGCTGCGATTCGCGCAGCTCGACGATCGGGGTTCCGCCAAGGTCGACGCGCTCTCGGGCGGCATGAAGCGGCGACTGACGATCGCGCGCGCGCTCATCAACGATCCCCGCATCCTGCTGCTCGACGAGCCGACCACCGGGCTCGACCCGCAGGCCCGCCACATCCTCTGGGACCGGCTGTTCCGGCTCAAGGAGCAGGGCAAGACGCTCGTGCTCACGACGCACTACATGGATGAGGCCGAGCAGCTCTGCGACCGGCTCATCGTGGTCGACCACGGCCGCATCATGGCCGAGGGCACGCCGGCCGAGCTCATCCGCCGGCACTCGTCGCGCGAGGTGCTCGAACTGCGGTTCGGCTCCGACCGCAACGAAGCGGTCGCGCAGGCCCTCGAGGGCACGGGCGACCGCGTCGAGGTGCTGCCCGATCGCATCCTCGTCTACACGGGCGACGGCGAGGCCGAGCTCGAGCGCATCTCCGACGCGGGGCTGCGGCCGCTCACGAGCCTCGTGCGGCGCTCGAGCCTCGAGGACGTCTTCCTCCGGCTGACCGGACGGAGCCTCATCGAATGA
- a CDS encoding pseudouridine-5'-phosphate glycosidase, protein MQPAPSPGAGSAIRVGDRVREAVAAGRPVLALESTILTHGLPRPRNLAVGLEAEAMVREAGVEPATIGVVAGVPVVGLEPDDIRHLCTAEAVVKASTRDLPLARAQRLDAGTTVAATAWLAHRAGIRVFSTGGLGGVHRGAGETFDESADLPTLAVTPITLVSAGVKSILDIAATLERIETLGIPVVGYRTDRYPGFYVADSGFPVPARVESAGEIAAVTRARDELGLPAAVLVANPIAEAEQLDPAEHDRVLAEALQAADDAGITGHDTTPFLLDYVQRATGGRSLEVNLAVYFGNARLGAEIARELAG, encoded by the coding sequence ATGCAGCCCGCCCCCTCCCCCGGCGCCGGGAGCGCCATCCGCGTCGGCGATCGCGTCCGCGAGGCCGTCGCCGCGGGGCGCCCGGTCCTCGCGCTCGAATCGACGATCCTCACGCACGGCCTCCCCCGCCCGCGAAACCTCGCCGTCGGTCTCGAGGCCGAGGCCATGGTGCGCGAGGCCGGGGTCGAGCCGGCGACGATCGGGGTCGTGGCCGGGGTCCCGGTCGTGGGGCTCGAGCCCGACGACATCCGGCACCTCTGCACCGCCGAGGCCGTGGTGAAGGCGAGCACGCGCGACCTGCCGCTCGCCCGCGCGCAACGCCTCGACGCGGGCACGACCGTCGCGGCGACCGCGTGGCTCGCGCATCGGGCGGGCATCCGGGTGTTCTCGACCGGCGGGCTCGGAGGCGTGCATCGCGGCGCGGGCGAGACGTTCGACGAGTCGGCCGACCTGCCGACCCTCGCCGTCACCCCCATCACGCTCGTGAGCGCGGGTGTGAAGTCGATCCTCGACATCGCCGCGACGCTCGAGCGGATCGAGACGCTCGGCATCCCCGTGGTGGGATACCGCACGGACCGATACCCGGGCTTCTACGTCGCCGACTCCGGCTTCCCCGTGCCGGCGCGCGTCGAGTCCGCGGGCGAGATCGCGGCGGTCACACGGGCGCGTGACGAGCTGGGGCTGCCGGCCGCCGTCCTCGTCGCGAACCCGATCGCCGAGGCCGAGCAGCTCGATCCGGCCGAGCACGACCGCGTGCTCGCCGAGGCGTTGCAGGCGGCGGATGACGCGGGCATCACCGGGCACGACACGACACCGTTCCTCCTCGACTACGTGCAGCGCGCCACCGGTGGCCGCAGCCTCGAGGTGAACCTCGCCGTGTACTTCGGCAATGCGCGCCTCGGCGCGGAGATCGCGCGTGAGCTCGCCGGCTGA
- a CDS encoding carbohydrate kinase family protein has protein sequence MSSPAEGAHPADGRPTTGVLVVVGDLLEDIVVWATEPIRAATDSASQVFRSRGGSAANVAAHAAALVPTRFIGRVGDDGAGRALEAALAATGVDVRVQRAGRSGAVVLIVAPDGERTMFPDRAAAAELERVDPGWLDDAAWLHVPSYGFEHEPMRGEVRRLVARARDRGATVSIDASSTGLLETLGVERVLGWLADLRPDVLFANETEAALLGVARGGDVAASVARRVVVKHGPWPTEVFDAASLVERVPVAPVASVRDLTGAGDAFAAGYIAAARSGADATACCLAGHALAASVIATPGGDVNGG, from the coding sequence GTGAGCTCGCCGGCTGAGGGGGCCCACCCGGCGGATGGGCGACCGACGACCGGTGTGCTCGTGGTCGTCGGCGACCTGCTCGAGGACATCGTGGTGTGGGCGACCGAGCCGATCCGCGCGGCGACGGATTCCGCATCACAGGTGTTCCGCTCGCGAGGCGGCAGCGCGGCGAACGTCGCCGCGCACGCGGCCGCCCTGGTACCCACCCGCTTCATCGGCCGGGTCGGCGACGACGGCGCGGGCCGCGCCCTCGAGGCGGCGCTCGCTGCGACCGGGGTCGACGTGCGCGTGCAGCGTGCCGGCCGGTCGGGTGCGGTCGTGCTCATCGTCGCGCCCGACGGCGAGCGCACGATGTTCCCCGACCGGGCGGCCGCGGCCGAGCTCGAACGCGTCGATCCGGGCTGGCTCGACGACGCCGCCTGGCTGCACGTGCCGAGCTACGGGTTCGAGCACGAGCCCATGCGCGGCGAGGTGCGACGCCTCGTGGCGCGTGCTCGCGACCGCGGCGCGACGGTGTCGATCGACGCCTCCTCGACCGGCCTGCTCGAGACGCTGGGCGTCGAGCGCGTGCTCGGGTGGCTCGCCGACCTGCGCCCCGACGTGCTGTTCGCGAACGAGACCGAGGCGGCACTGCTCGGGGTCGCGCGCGGCGGTGACGTCGCGGCATCCGTCGCCCGGCGTGTCGTCGTCAAGCACGGGCCCTGGCCGACCGAGGTGTTCGACGCGGCTTCGCTCGTCGAGCGCGTGCCCGTCGCTCCCGTTGCCTCGGTGCGCGACCTGACCGGCGCGGGCGATGCGTTCGCCGCGGGCTACATCGCCGCGGCACGCTCCGGGGCGGATGCCACGGCGTGCTGCCTCGCCGGACACGCGCTCGCGGCATCCGTCATCGCCACGCCGGGCGGCGACGTCAACGGCGGTTGA
- a CDS encoding ABC transporter ATP-binding protein: MSDIETRPGTRAAARAAERAAERSARTGGIPLPGRRPAATDRPTTERPASAPGAGGERRRNPFGRRGETPPGPRATFRQLLPFIFEHRPVLILVAVLSVVGAVASLAQPLLVGRVITIVEAGEPLDGLVWALVALVVVSAIITGYQHYLLQRTGEGVVLSSRRRLIAKILHLPIAEFDTRRTGDLVSRVGSDTTMLRAVLTQGLVEAIGGAVTFVGALIAMLIIDAALLGLTALVIAIAITTVTLLSSRVREASHAAQAKVGDVAASVERAITSVRTIRAAGATEREIVAVDREAEGAWSMGVQVAKISALIVPIAGIAMQVSFLVVLGVGGFRVASGAITVADLVAFILFLFMMILPLGQAFGAITSVNQALGALGRIQEILELPDEDAHDRQLAARAVVVGPANEGLLPDAAAIEFDDVHFAYALTRPSDPADPANDSPDEHLPEPDVTDRQPVLRGVSFQVPRGQRIALVGPSGAGKSTILALIERFYDPSVGTVRMGGLDVRAVDRAELRAQIGYVEQDAPVLAGTIRDNLKLGSPDASDDECEHVLHAVNLGSVLDRDPAGLDAQVGENGIMLSGGERQRLAIARALLAAPPILLLDESTSSLDGVNERMMREAIDAVAAGRTLIVIAHRLSTVVDSDRIVVLDEGRVIGEGTHQQLVETVPLYRELAEHQLLV, encoded by the coding sequence ATGAGCGACATCGAGACCCGTCCCGGCACCCGCGCCGCCGCACGCGCCGCAGAACGCGCCGCCGAGCGCTCGGCCCGCACCGGCGGCATCCCGCTGCCCGGCCGCCGCCCCGCGGCCACCGACCGTCCGACGACGGAGCGTCCGGCATCCGCCCCGGGCGCGGGCGGCGAGCGGCGCCGCAACCCATTCGGCCGTCGCGGCGAGACTCCGCCCGGCCCTCGCGCGACCTTCCGCCAGCTCCTGCCGTTCATCTTCGAGCACCGGCCGGTGCTCATCCTCGTCGCCGTGCTCTCGGTCGTCGGCGCCGTCGCGAGCCTCGCCCAGCCGTTGCTCGTCGGCCGGGTCATCACGATCGTCGAGGCCGGCGAACCGCTCGACGGGCTGGTCTGGGCACTCGTGGCGCTCGTGGTCGTCAGCGCGATCATCACCGGGTACCAGCACTACCTGCTGCAGCGCACGGGCGAGGGCGTGGTGCTCTCGAGCCGCCGCCGGCTCATCGCCAAGATCCTGCACCTGCCCATCGCCGAGTTCGACACGCGTCGCACCGGCGACCTCGTCTCGCGTGTGGGCAGCGACACCACCATGCTGCGTGCCGTCCTGACACAGGGCCTCGTCGAGGCGATCGGCGGCGCCGTCACGTTCGTCGGCGCCCTCATCGCGATGCTCATCATCGACGCGGCACTGCTCGGTCTCACGGCGCTCGTGATCGCCATCGCCATCACGACCGTCACCCTGCTGTCGTCGCGCGTGCGCGAGGCGTCGCACGCAGCGCAGGCCAAGGTCGGCGACGTCGCGGCATCCGTCGAACGCGCCATCACCTCGGTTCGGACCATCCGCGCCGCCGGAGCGACCGAGCGCGAGATCGTCGCGGTCGACCGCGAGGCCGAGGGCGCCTGGTCGATGGGCGTGCAGGTCGCCAAGATCTCGGCACTCATCGTGCCGATCGCCGGCATCGCGATGCAGGTGTCGTTCCTCGTCGTGCTCGGCGTCGGCGGCTTCCGCGTCGCGTCGGGCGCGATCACGGTCGCCGACCTCGTGGCGTTCATCCTGTTCCTGTTCATGATGATCCTGCCGCTGGGCCAGGCGTTCGGCGCGATCACCTCGGTCAACCAGGCGCTCGGCGCGCTCGGCCGCATCCAGGAGATCCTCGAACTCCCCGACGAGGACGCGCACGACCGGCAGCTCGCCGCTCGCGCCGTCGTCGTCGGTCCCGCCAACGAGGGGCTGCTGCCCGATGCCGCGGCGATCGAGTTCGACGACGTGCACTTCGCGTACGCGCTCACGCGCCCGTCCGACCCGGCCGACCCCGCCAACGACTCGCCCGACGAGCACCTGCCCGAGCCCGACGTCACCGACCGGCAGCCGGTGCTGCGCGGCGTCTCCTTCCAGGTGCCGCGCGGGCAGCGCATCGCTCTCGTCGGCCCCTCCGGAGCCGGCAAGTCCACCATCCTCGCCCTCATCGAGCGGTTCTACGACCCGAGCGTCGGCACGGTGCGGATGGGCGGGCTCGACGTCCGCGCCGTCGATCGGGCCGAGCTGCGCGCCCAGATCGGCTACGTCGAGCAGGATGCACCGGTGCTCGCCGGCACTATCCGCGACAACCTCAAGCTCGGCAGCCCCGATGCGTCCGACGACGAGTGCGAGCACGTGCTCCACGCGGTGAACCTCGGCTCGGTGCTCGATCGCGATCCCGCCGGGCTCGACGCGCAGGTCGGCGAGAACGGCATCATGCTGTCGGGCGGCGAACGCCAGCGACTCGCCATCGCACGAGCGCTGCTCGCGGCGCCGCCGATCCTGCTGCTCGACGAGTCGACCTCGTCGCTCGACGGCGTGAACGAGCGCATGATGCGCGAGGCGATCGACGCGGTCGCCGCCGGCCGCACGCTGATCGTGATCGCGCACCGGCTGTCGACGGTCGTCGACTCCGACCGGATCGTCGTCCTCGACGAGGGTCGGGTGATCGGCGAGGGCACCCACCAGCAGCTCGTCGAGACCGTGCCGCTGTATCGCGAACTCGCCGAGCACCAGCTCCTCGTGTGA